Proteins from a single region of Candidatus Saccharibacteria bacterium:
- a CDS encoding pentapeptide repeat-containing protein, whose protein sequence is MKISAPQLNPQLDEITLDAFLEGDIEDAALRNRDATNAHITSLDMSGVVLEKVILTAAQFERINARDLKVGQCDLSAAMLGGGAINRAAFTNCRMAGVDMSKTALHDATFSGCKLDMANFRFADIRRVKFTDCTFTDTDFLGAVLHDVTFESCTLERTVFTQAKCKLVDLRSSDLFELVGWSSLKGVIIDGVQLAAVSPYLAHELGITVRSQ, encoded by the coding sequence ATGAAGATAAGTGCGCCGCAGCTTAACCCGCAGCTCGATGAAATAACGCTCGATGCGTTTTTAGAGGGGGATATTGAAGATGCCGCGCTGCGAAACCGCGACGCTACGAACGCCCACATTACATCGCTAGATATGAGCGGCGTGGTGCTAGAAAAGGTGATTTTAACGGCGGCGCAGTTTGAGAGGATAAACGCGCGCGATTTAAAAGTGGGGCAGTGCGACCTTTCGGCGGCTATGCTGGGCGGCGGGGCTATTAACCGCGCGGCGTTTACAAACTGCCGCATGGCTGGCGTGGATATGAGCAAGACCGCTCTACACGACGCCACGTTTAGTGGCTGCAAACTAGATATGGCCAACTTTCGTTTTGCTGATATCCGCAGGGTGAAATTTACGGATTGCACGTTTACTGATACTGATTTTTTGGGTGCGGTGCTGCACGACGTAACGTTCGAATCGTGCACGCTGGAGCGCACGGTGTTTACGCAGGCAAAATGCAAGCTGGTTGATCTTCGCAGTTCGGATTTATTTGAGCTGGTTGGCTGGAGTTCGTTAAAAGGCGTGATAATCGACGGCGTGCAGCTGGCGGCCGTATCGCCATACCTTGCGCACGAACTTGGGATTACGGTTCGCAGCCAATAA
- a CDS encoding PH domain-containing protein: protein MKVSVDQSAFGRKYNYGTITIHMKEQQDEITFRHIKSPESARRTAQAKFVQSSKHKLL from the coding sequence ATGAAGGTTAGTGTTGATCAGTCTGCATTCGGACGCAAGTATAACTACGGCACCATCACAATACATATGAAAGAGCAGCAAGATGAAATTACTTTTAGACACATTAAGAGCCCTGAATCTGCTCGACGCACAGCACAGGCGAAGTTTGTCCAGTCATCAAAACACAAACTCCTGTAA